In Candidatus Eisenbacteria bacterium, the genomic window GGAGTCCCCGGCACGCGGAAGGGAGTCACGCCGTGGTCGCCGGAGAGATCGAATCGCGCGGGGCCCATGCCGGGGCTCCAGAGGTCGCGCCGCGAGATCGGCGGGCGCTCCCCGACCGGCCCGCGAATCTGCCGGCGCTGCGCGATGTACGCGTCGGAGAGGACGAAGACGGGAAGCTGGTACTTCTCGGCGAGGTGCACGGCGCGATGCATCACGTCCCGCGCGTGCACCACGTCGAAGACGCCGAGCACCGCGCGCGGGAAGTCGCCGTGTCCCGAGTAGATCGCGTGGTTCAGGTCGGATTGCTCGGTGCGCGAGGGCATCCCGGTGGCGGGTCCCGCGCGCTGGCAGTCGACGATGACGGCGGGGATCTCGGCCATGCTGGAGAGCCCCGCCATCTCGGTCATGAGCGAGAGGCCGGGCCCGCTGGTCGCGGTCATCGACGGAACACCGCCGAAGCTCGCGCCCAGCACCATCCCGATCGCCGCGATCTCGTCCTCGGCCTGGACGACGCGCCCGCCCGCGACGGGAAGCTCGTCCATGAGCGTCTCCATGATCTCGGACGAGGGCGTGATGGGATATCCCGCGAAGAACTTCACGCCCGCCTCGATCGCGCCGCGCGCGATCGCCTCGTTGCCGGTCTCGGCGAAGAGCGCCTTTCCTTCTCCGGGGGCGATCCTCACCTCCGAGGGCGACGGGCCGCCGAGAGCGCGGTCGAACGCCGCGAGGTTCCGCGCCAGCACGTCCGGCCGGTGGCCGAAGCGCTGTCCCAGGGTCTCGCGCGCGAGCGCCGCCGGCCATCCGAGCACCTTGCAGACGAGCGCGAGCGCCAGCATGTTCTTCGGATCCCCGGGGACCTCGATCCCGTTCTCGAACCGCGCGAACGGATAGCGGAAGGTCTCGCGCTCGGACCGGCCGATCCACTCGGGCATCTCCTGCGTGTCCGACTGCTCGAGGATCACGACGCTGTCCCGGTGCAGGCGCACCGCTCCCTGGAAGCGTCTCAGGTCGGCGAGGCGGAAGCAGACGAACACGTCCGTGCGATCTCCCTCGTACCCGACCTCCCGCGCGGCGACGCGCAGGATGACCGCCGACTCGCCACCGCGAATCTGGGGACCGTAGGACTGGACCATCATCCCATGAAGCCCGAGCTGTGCGGCCATGCGGAGGAGGAGGTCGCCGAGCAGCGCGACCCCGTCTCCTCCGCTCCCCACGAGAGCCAGGGTGAGCGAGGAGTGGCTCGTGCCGCGCGGCGGGGGCTGCCGATGCGCTTCGTCCGGAGCTCGTACGGCGCTCATGTCGTGACCTCGTTCGAGGGTGAAGGGATCGCAGGCGCCGTAGGCGGAGGTGCGGCCGCCGGAGCCGGAACGACCGCCTCCGGTCTCGGCGCCTGCCCGACCCGGTGCAGGATGACGCTCGGGCAAATGTCGACGCAGGCCTCGTTGCAGCTCGGCCCGTACGCGAGACACCGCCCGTGATCGATGAGGATGGTCCGGCCGTCCCACGTGACCGCCTCGGCGGGACACTTGGCGACGCACTTCCGGCAGAGCGTGCAGCCGACCATGCACGTCGCGCGCACGATCGCCTGCTTCTCCTTGGCGACGCACGAGAGCTCGATCCGGTGCACGCGGGGATAGAACTGGAAGAGATCCTTCGGGCACGCTGGAACGCAGAGGCCGCAGCCGGTGCACGCCTCCGGCCGCACCACCGCGATCCCGTCCTCGCCGATGAACAGCGCGTCGAAGGGACACGCGCGCACGCAGTCGCCGAGTCCGAGGCATCCGTTCTTGCAGGCCTTGGGGCCGCCGAACACGATGGACGCCGCGGCGCAGGTCTCGAGCCCGGCATACACGGCCTCCTCGCGCGCGTAAGCGCTCGTTCCCGTGCAGCGCATCACGACGACGCGGTCTTTCACCTCGCCCATGGACTTCCCCGTGAGCCGGGCGAGCGCCTGCGCGGCGGCCGTGCGGCCGGGCGTGCACAGGTTCGGCGGCACGTCCGCGCGCTCGACCACGGCCTCGGCGTAGGCCTGGCACCCGGCGAACCCGCACGCCCCGCAGTTGGCGGACGGAAGATGGGCGCGCACGCGCTCGACC contains:
- a CDS encoding Fe-S cluster domain-containing protein, which encodes MTDSLLQTAVWGLAVFTALGVVFGVTLAAVAHRFHVPVNPLVERVRAHLPSANCGACGFAGCQAYAEAVVERADVPPNLCTPGRTAAAQALARLTGKSMGEVKDRVVVMRCTGTSAYAREEAVYAGLETCAAASIVFGGPKACKNGCLGLGDCVRACPFDALFIGEDGIAVVRPEACTGCGLCVPACPKDLFQFYPRVHRIELSCVAKEKQAIVRATCMVGCTLCRKCVAKCPAEAVTWDGRTILIDHGRCLAYGPSCNEACVDICPSVILHRVGQAPRPEAVVPAPAAAPPPTAPAIPSPSNEVTT
- a CDS encoding 2-oxoacid:acceptor oxidoreductase family protein; protein product: MSAVRAPDEAHRQPPPRGTSHSSLTLALVGSGGDGVALLGDLLLRMAAQLGLHGMMVQSYGPQIRGGESAVILRVAAREVGYEGDRTDVFVCFRLADLRRFQGAVRLHRDSVVILEQSDTQEMPEWIGRSERETFRYPFARFENGIEVPGDPKNMLALALVCKVLGWPAALARETLGQRFGHRPDVLARNLAAFDRALGGPSPSEVRIAPGEGKALFAETGNEAIARGAIEAGVKFFAGYPITPSSEIMETLMDELPVAGGRVVQAEDEIAAIGMVLGASFGGVPSMTATSGPGLSLMTEMAGLSSMAEIPAVIVDCQRAGPATGMPSRTEQSDLNHAIYSGHGDFPRAVLGVFDVVHARDVMHRAVHLAEKYQLPVFVLSDAYIAQRRQIRGPVGERPPISRRDLWSPGMGPARFDLSGDHGVTPFRVPGTPDGTYLAAGIEHTEEGYPTADGTLHHRMNRKRFQKLDAIAAETREWFRVLGRADAAKGLVAWGSQYGLLDEWVGRHEDYRVFLPEILHPFPLGAFEAWRERLGSLAVLEMSYQGQLYRYLAGITNLSGARSITRSGGMPLQIGELERLLEGEER